The genomic segment GGAAAGCCGGTACCGCCCGCCCCGGGGGTCGGGGAGCTCGGCGTCGATCAGGGGGCTTTCCAGGGGAAGCTCGGGGTACTGCAGCATGGGGCCATCATACCCCGGGCTGGTCCCTGGGACAATGGCCCCCGGCCCCTCCTGGTATCCTGGGCCCATGCGCGGACTCTCTTCAGAGGAGGCCAAGCGCAGGCTAAAGGAGCACGGGCCCAACGCCCTTCCGGAAAAACCCCCGGAGCCCCTCTGGCGAAAGTTTCTGCGCCAGTTCCAAAGCCCTCTCATCTACATCCTCCTCTTTGCCCTGGTGGTGGATCAGGCCCTTTGGATCTACAAGGGGGCCCAGGGCATCCCCTTCGAGTCCCTGGCCATCCTGGCCATCCTCCTCCTCAACTCCGTGCTGGGCACCCTCCAGGAGAGCCGCTCTGAGCGGGCCCTGAAGCGCCTGCGCACCCTGGCGGAGCCCCAGGTGCGGGTGCTGAGGGACGGCCGCTTCCGCACCCTGAAGAGCCGGGAGATCGTTCCCGGAGACGTGGTCCGCTTGGAGGCCGGGGACCGCGTGCCCGCGGACGGCCTCCTCCTGGAGGCAAGCGGGGTCCTCCTGGACGAGAGCGTCCTCACCGGGGAGAGCGTCCCCGTAGAGCGGGGGGAAGGGGAGGAGGTGCACGCGGGCACCCTCCTGGTGCGGGGCCGGGCCCTTGTGGAGATCACCCGTACCGGTCCCAAGAGCGCCATGGGCCGGATCGCCGGCCTGCTGGCGGAGATCGGAGGGGAGAAGACCCCCCTGGAAAGGCGTCTCAACGCCTTCGGCCACCAGGTGGCCCGGTACATCCTGGGGCTGGCCGTCTTCATCATCCTGGGAGGTCTCCTCTTCCAAGGGCTAGAGCGGGCGGACGAGGTGGTCATCTTCGCCGTGGCCCTGGCGGTGGCCGCGGTACCCGAGGGGCTTCCCGCCGTCCTGACCCTGGCCCTGGCCCTGGGGGTGGAGCGCATGGTGCGCCGCAAGGCCCTGGTGCGCCGGTTGGCGGCGGTGGAGGCCTTGGGAAGCGTCACGGTCATCGCCACCGACAAGACGGGCACCCTCACGGAAAACCGCATGGAGGTGCAGGAGGTGGTGGGTCCGGACCCCGAGGGGATGCTCCTCGCCATGATCCTCTGCAACGACGCCGACCTGGAGGCGGGGGTGGGGGATCCCCTGGAGCTCGGCCTCCTCCGCTTCGCCGCTAAGCGCCTGGAGGTGAGGCGGGTGCGGGCGGAGTACCCCAGGCTCTCCGAACGGCCCTTCGACAGCGCTTGGAAGTACATGCGGGTCACCACCCCCGGGGGGAGCTTCCTCAAGGGGGCCCCGGAGGCCCTCATTCCCCGCCTGGGCCTTCCCCAGGAGGAGAAGGCCAGGCTCCTGGAAGAGGCCGAGGCCCATGCCCGCGAGGGCTACCGGGTCCTGGCCTTCGCCCAAGGGGAGGGGCAGCGGGAGGAGGGTCTGCGCTTCCTGGGCTTCGCCCTCCTTCTGGACCCGCCCCGGCCAGAGGTGCCGGGGGCGGTGCGGAAGGTGCTCCAGGCAGGGGTGCGGGTGGTGATGGTCACTGGGGACCACCCGGCCACCGCCTTGGCCGTCGCCCGCATGGTGGGCATCCCCGCGGAGACGGTGGCTACGGGGGAGGAGATCGCGGAGCTTTCCGACGAGGAGCTTCTGGAGGTGGACGTCTTCGCCCGGGTCAAGCCCGAGGACAAGTTCCGCATCGTCCAGGCCCTGCAGAAGGCAGGGGAGGTGGTGGCCATGACCGGGGACGGGGTGAACGACGCCCCGGCCCTGAAGCAGGCGGACGTGGGCGTGGCCATGGGACAGAGGGGCTCGGACGTGAGCCGGGAGGTGGCGGACCTCGTCCTTCTGGACGACAACTTCGCCACCATCGTGGCCGCCATCGAGGAGGGCCGGAGCATCTACGAGAACATCCAGAAGTTCATCCGGTACCTCTTCTCCACCAACGTCTCCCTGGTCCTCTTGGTCCTCTTCGGCTTAGGGTTGGCCCTGGCCCTGGGCCTTCGGGACAACGGGGCCCTCTTCCTGCCCCTCACCGCGGTG from the Thermus thermamylovorans genome contains:
- a CDS encoding cation-translocating P-type ATPase, giving the protein MRGLSSEEAKRRLKEHGPNALPEKPPEPLWRKFLRQFQSPLIYILLFALVVDQALWIYKGAQGIPFESLAILAILLLNSVLGTLQESRSERALKRLRTLAEPQVRVLRDGRFRTLKSREIVPGDVVRLEAGDRVPADGLLLEASGVLLDESVLTGESVPVERGEGEEVHAGTLLVRGRALVEITRTGPKSAMGRIAGLLAEIGGEKTPLERRLNAFGHQVARYILGLAVFIILGGLLFQGLERADEVVIFAVALAVAAVPEGLPAVLTLALALGVERMVRRKALVRRLAAVEALGSVTVIATDKTGTLTENRMEVQEVVGPDPEGMLLAMILCNDADLEAGVGDPLELGLLRFAAKRLEVRRVRAEYPRLSERPFDSAWKYMRVTTPGGSFLKGAPEALIPRLGLPQEEKARLLEEAEAHAREGYRVLAFAQGEGQREEGLRFLGFALLLDPPRPEVPGAVRKVLQAGVRVVMVTGDHPATALAVARMVGIPAETVATGEEIAELSDEELLEVDVFARVKPEDKFRIVQALQKAGEVVAMTGDGVNDAPALKQADVGVAMGQRGSDVSREVADLVLLDDNFATIVAAIEEGRSIYENIQKFIRYLFSTNVSLVLLVLFGLGLALALGLRDNGALFLPLTAVQLLWINVIANGPPALALGVDRNPGLMGRPPRDPREPLLDRASLAFILLTGAVKSVMGVLVLLGVYLLGKGLLVARTAVFLYEILAQLFFAYPSRLLRIHPLPNPWLNAAILLGAALQVLLIYWWVGQAFLGLVPLQGPELLVALSAVALTGAFALLSLPLVRRLAGGKG